One genomic segment of Amycolatopsis granulosa includes these proteins:
- a CDS encoding cupin domain-containing protein — translation MHPEILDQEGYTSVSVSEAPVVDVFPGIRLRPLWKGTNGAHANILEMDAGSSWPRRDVHEPGPEEVYVVSGVFNDGARDYPAGTFLHAPAGTWHVPATSSGCTLFLFYPEG, via the coding sequence ATGCATCCCGAAATCCTCGACCAGGAGGGCTACACCTCCGTCTCCGTCAGTGAAGCACCCGTCGTCGACGTGTTCCCCGGGATCCGGCTGCGTCCACTGTGGAAGGGCACGAACGGCGCGCACGCCAACATCCTGGAGATGGACGCGGGCTCGTCCTGGCCCCGCCGCGATGTCCACGAACCCGGCCCGGAGGAGGTCTACGTGGTGTCGGGCGTGTTCAACGACGGAGCCCGCGACTACCCCGCCGGCACGTTCCTGCACGCCCCCGCCGGTACCTGGCACGTGCCCGCGACGAGCAGCGGCTGCACGCTGTTCCTCTTCTACCCGGAGGGGTAG
- a CDS encoding VOC family protein, translating into MSGKIVHFEIPFDDGERARGFYREAFGWNVMVMPEMDYTIVTTGPTSEQGMPTEPGFINGGMFTRAESAPKNPVLTIDVPGIDAALEKIERLGGSKLVGRTEIPGMGYYAYFTDSEGNVLGLWENKPQS; encoded by the coding sequence ATGAGTGGCAAGATCGTGCACTTCGAGATCCCGTTCGACGACGGCGAGCGCGCTCGTGGCTTCTACCGCGAGGCGTTCGGGTGGAACGTGATGGTGATGCCCGAGATGGACTACACCATCGTCACCACGGGCCCCACCTCCGAGCAGGGCATGCCCACCGAGCCGGGGTTCATCAACGGCGGCATGTTCACCCGCGCCGAGTCCGCCCCGAAGAACCCGGTGCTCACGATCGACGTACCCGGCATCGACGCCGCGCTGGAGAAGATCGAACGGCTCGGTGGCTCGAAACTGGTCGGGCGCACCGAAATCCCGGGCATGGGCTACTACGCGTACTTCACCGACAGCGAGGGCAACGTCCTGGGCCTGTGGGAGAACAAGCCGCAGAGCTAG
- a CDS encoding GlxA family transcriptional regulator → MHRVVALVRPVQSTFELGCASEVFGLVRRGIPQHYRFDVCTENPGPVATTAGYAMHVSRGLSALGDADTVIIPGWSPVEAPLSGRVRRALLRAHARGARLVTICAGVFALARTGLLDGRSATTHWERADQLQREFPQIKVELDVLYVDHGDVATSAGAGAGVDLCLHLVRKDHGAEYAALIARHMVMPPHRDGGQAQFVPPAPPEDDLDGLLEWAGERLGTPLSVADLAAHLNVSPRTLARRFAEQLGTSPGAWLLARRVAEARRLLEETELPVEAIAARVGLVSAVNLRRRFRDHVGTTPGAYRQAFRVAFRAAS, encoded by the coding sequence ATGCATCGCGTGGTGGCCCTGGTGCGCCCCGTCCAGTCGACGTTCGAGCTCGGCTGTGCCTCCGAGGTCTTCGGGCTGGTGCGGCGCGGCATCCCGCAGCACTACCGGTTCGACGTCTGCACCGAGAACCCCGGCCCGGTGGCCACCACCGCCGGCTACGCGATGCACGTGTCCCGCGGGCTGTCCGCGCTCGGGGACGCCGATACCGTCATCATCCCCGGCTGGTCCCCGGTGGAGGCACCGCTGTCCGGGCGAGTGCGCCGCGCGCTGCTGCGCGCACACGCCCGCGGGGCGCGGCTCGTCACGATCTGCGCCGGCGTGTTCGCCCTCGCGCGCACCGGGCTGCTCGACGGCCGCTCGGCGACCACCCACTGGGAGCGCGCCGACCAGCTGCAGCGTGAGTTCCCGCAGATCAAGGTCGAGCTGGACGTGCTCTACGTCGACCACGGCGACGTCGCCACCAGTGCCGGTGCCGGGGCGGGCGTCGACCTGTGCCTGCACCTCGTCCGCAAGGACCACGGCGCCGAGTACGCGGCCCTGATCGCGCGCCACATGGTGATGCCGCCGCACCGCGACGGCGGCCAGGCGCAGTTCGTGCCGCCCGCGCCGCCGGAGGACGACCTCGACGGGCTGCTGGAGTGGGCCGGCGAACGCCTCGGCACGCCGTTGTCGGTTGCGGATCTGGCCGCGCACCTCAACGTCTCGCCGCGCACGCTGGCCCGGCGCTTCGCCGAACAACTCGGCACCAGCCCCGGCGCCTGGCTGCTGGCGCGCCGGGTGGCCGAAGCCCGCCGCTTGCTGGAGGAGACCGAGCTGCCGGTGGAGGCCATCGCCGCCCGCGTCGGCCTCGTCTCCGCGGTCAACCTGCGCCGCCGCTTCCGTGACCACGTCGGCACCACCCCGGGCGCCTACCGGCAGGCGTTCCGGGTCGCGTTCCGCGCGGCGTCCTGA